TTGATACGGCAAGTAAGAGTCTAGAATCTTGTTTTATGGTTAAATAGAGTACAAAATTTTTGTTCGCTATTTAACCATTTTGTCTCTGTTATAAAAAATTCTGGAGGTAAGTTTTATAGATGATCAGCCTGATTCTGACGAGATTCGTCGTATATTGGGTGAGCGTTTAACGTTAATTGATAAATAATTAACCTTATAGATGTGGACTTAGCTAGGTTTGACGTAACGAAAAATTTCCTTATGAGCGAATCCGTGTTCGAGGAATGATTATTTAAGAAATTTTAAATTTTTCACCTCACACCCTATTGATTGTTTGTAACAGCCAAATTAATTGCCACTATCAATATAGACTTATTTAATAATTAAGGTGCAGATCAATTAAGGGATGATTTTCCTCATAAAATGACAGTCCCTATCTTCAACCCACTTAGATATAGTACCAATACATTCAAACCCTAATTTTTCATAAAAGGGTCTTGCCTGGAAATCAAACGTATCCAGTTGAATATAGCGGCATCCTTTTGTTTTAATGAATTCTTCCAATTTCAAAATCAACTTTCTACCAAGCCCTTGATTACGAAATTCATTCTGAACCCAAAATAAATCTACACGCGCATGTTTCTCTCTGTAAAAACCAGTAAGACCGGCAATAACATTTGATTTGAAATCCTTTATATAAATCGTGAAAGGTAGTGAAGGGGTCGAACCAAAAAATGGGGCGTTATAGTCAATTATCCCCTTTTTAATGATAGCGTTTATTGCTGGACTCTCTGTTTCATCAATAAAAATATCATTTCCTACCAGATTTTCCATTTGCGTCCCCACTAACATTCGCTTACTTAAAACTTACTGGCGGAACCATAGATACGTATGTTGGCTCGACTATAAGTGTCTACTAATAATGGTACAATAAACTTATTCAAATTTTTATAGTCTTAATTTCGCTTTTGGAACAATCGCTTAATCTTACTCAGTGTATATGGGATTGAGCACCAACCAATAATACCCTCTATGATCAATGCTAGCCCTAAAACAATATAAAAATACTTTCCCATTCCAAAAAGTGCCGCAATACAAAGTGCCGCCCCAATTATTGTCCGGTTTATTCGATCTGTTTTATCTATATTACACGCAAATTTCATTTTACCTTCTCTGTTATACAAACTGCTTAATTCTCAAAAAGACTTTCTATCGTCGCCTCCGACTGACTAGGCTTGGCATAACAAAAAATTTCCTTAATCGAAATATTGCCGTTTAATTCCTGAGCAAAATGCACTCCATGTTTTATAGGTGACTTTTTTAAAAAAGAATACTTCAGTTTATGTGGAGTAAATTCAATTTCTTATTCTCAGGCAAAAACACCAAAGCTTGTTTTAAAACCCTCTGGCATATTGTATAAACATCTAAGGTTTGCAAGCATGTTCTATAGCGCGTAATCAATATGGCTTGTCTTCCTCAAGATATACCAAAAAATATAAACAAAGAAATAGGGAGCTAGAATTATAATTTTTATAGTCCATCAGGATAAACATTCCTTAACTGAAAATAACGCTCAACTGAAGCATCAGCCCATTTTTTAAATTCATCGGTGCCCTGATCAAGTTGATTTTGCGCTATATTTTTTAAAAGACCATTCATTTGGATTATGAGTTTAAAGCAGTGTTTTTCAATTTCAGAAAACTGATTTTCTGGGTTTTTGTGCATCTCTTCTTTCAGAAACCATCAGGCTTAATTCTGCCATTTTAGCAATGGCTTGTGGAAGCTATACCCCAAAAATCCACCACTCTCCTGAAAAAGGTATTTTGCAAAAAACTGCTGTGCGATCTCGTTATTAAAATGTGGTCTTGCCAGGACACGGCAGGGTTTCTCCATAGAGCTGACGTGATTAACCATTGCTTTTAACAACTCTTTTCCCACTCTTTTATGCGCTTGCTCAGTCTCTTGTGGATAACATCGGGATAGCATGCAGGATGCCGAAATGAGCATATCGCTTATATCAAAATACAAACCACTCGCGCCAAAAAACTCATTTGCTTGCGACTTATAAGTGCATAACCCAACTCCTAAAGCCATACCCTGTATTTCATCATTCTCTTCGGCAATAAGGAAACAGAATCCATTTTTTTTAAATCTAATAGCGCCCTCATTAGAAATCTCTTTTTTTAAATAAGCTATCATATCTTTAACGGACTCTTTCCAATGATATAGCAAATTGGAGTTAGTTGATTTAAATAGATTTTTTGAGGTGTGCTCTTCTTGCATTTTTTGCCATTCAAGCAATACAGCCAATACATTTTGTTTTTCAGCTTCAAATTCTGAGTAGCTTAATTTTCTTATCTTCATAGGGAAAACAACGCCTTTTAATCAGGTTCAACGGCCACGCTCGTCAAATTACTTACATCCGTTTTTAACTAGTGTGAGATCAATACCGCCAAATTATGACGATATATACCCCTTTGGTGAAGTTGAAAAACCACACTTCACGAAATTATACAGATGCAGCCCATGATAAGAAACTCATTGTCCTGATTACGCAAAAGGTAACGATTCACAATTGAAGAATGCACAACTAGCAAAATGTAATGTCTTTACACTAAATATATAAAGTGCTAGTAGTTTATCGAATCATTCTGTGCAAAGTTGATTTAAACTCGATGACGCGTCCATTTTCAACGCTATTATCTCCAATTAACTAAAAAATGCCATTGGGTAATTCTACCAATACACATTGTTAAAACTATACCTGTATAATATTTAATCATATTTGGTTAGTGTGCCTGATTATATCTATTTTGAAGCATCGATGGGAAACAGTTATGTGGATATCTGATGAGGACATCAATTCAGAGGGCACTCTTCGTATTCCACAAGGAATAACTATCATTGACTCCCTCGCATTTAACGCTTGCGACCGATTAAAAACACTTACTATCCCCCGAGGGAGTTACAGATATAAATACTAATGCTTTCAATGAATGCAGTAATCTCGAATATCTAATTCTCCACGAATCTTTGTTGAATATCCTTGAAGGTGCATTTTCTGCTTGCATTAGCTTAAAGAAAGTTAGAATTCCATCTAATGTAACTCGGATTGAGAGCAAGGCTTTTGCAGGATGTGTAGCTTTGGAACATGTCACACTTTTGAATAAAACATGTTACTTTGAAGGGGCGGTATTTGCTGGGTGTACACGATTAAAGCACGTACGTATTGCACAAGGAATAGAGTGCATTGAAGAGAAGACTTTTTATGAATGCGAGGAATTAATTTCTATATTCCTTCCCCCCCGGGATTGACTAGGATTGAAAGCGATGCTTTTTATTATTGCACGGCACTGAGGCAGATTACCTTCCCTCAAGGATTGATAACAATTGCCGATGAGGCCTTTATTGGTTGTGAAAAACTACAACAAATTGTTCTTCCTGAAAGTATTTGTTCTATTGCATACGAAGCGTTTAAATATTGCTCCATAGATAGTGTTTTTATCAATAGTCTAAATATCGAACAAAGAACGCGTATTACACAATTGCTTCCCAGCCATTGCAGGCGAAGGTTCTGTATCTTGCAATGACGCAAAAAATTCTGGCCCTTCAGGAGAACAATTAAAAACTTTAAAGAACTTGCCTCAAACTCTACCATTGTATCGTTTTTTTAGCTTAAACGGTGGGACTATTAATCCTGTTTTACCTAACGAAATACTCATTCATATCAACGAATTTAGTGAAAATATCTATTATACCAAGGCTAAAGAGCTGATGCAGCAGATTGTGCTTCCTACTAATGAACAAGAGCTTGCGGTCTACAGTCAAACCTTGCATACAATAGTTGATGATTACCGACAAAAAGCGCTGCATTTTTATGAAAATCCCCCGGCGGCTTCAACTCATTCTCCATCATAGAATAGAGCAATTCACACCTTACCGGAGAGCGCTTTACCGCATCCATTCCAAAATGGTAATTAATGTTATATTTTTAATAAAAATATAGTAACGAATAAAAGGAAACCTGATTTTTCTTAGCAACATTTTTTAATTTCTCTTTTTTTATTTTCCTTTTAGGCCAGTTACATAACGTTATTAATTTTGAATAACACAGTAACCCGACTTAACGTGGATTTCATGGGCACTCGATACCCTGCTCTTTTATCTATTTTAATTTAAACTGGACAAATTATTTTTTTCTTTATCCTGCCTATTTTTTTCCAGAAGTAATGGAATGATGAAAAAAAAATAATATTATGTTAGTAACTCTTTTTGGTCTCTCTACACAGTTTATCAGCATACCCAAAACATATTTATCCAGTAGAAATTTTGGAAAGGGATTTACATTATCCTGGTTTTGGCTGGCTGGGTCATGTTGGTATTTCAACAACATGTATGATGTCACAAGATGGGATGCTTAAAGATGCTGATCAAGTAATAGAAGTGCTTAAAGAAATTCCAGTAGGCCAAATTACTTAATCAATAACTTTTAGAGTCTGCAAAATCACCTGATTTTCAGCAAAATCGAAATTTAGAAAATGTGACGGCTCAAGAACTTAATGAAATGCCATATGAGGAGTTTCAAATGATTATGGATTCCCCTCCGATGCACTATGTAACCTCTCCTTCGACGGTGCAGATGCAATTTGCATACGATTCAAATTTAAATGAAGCAAAAAGAGGAGTTATGATTGATCGACTTATTGCAGAAGATGCTGAGCCTGATTTAGTCAGAAAATTACTAAAATTGTATAATGAAACACAAAGTCCTGAGGTAAAAGATAAAATAGTTGAGGGTTTAATGCTGTATAACCAAAGACATAGAAATATCAAAGTTTATATAGAAAATGATAAGCCCCTTCTAAAAACTTTTTTTGCAGAACTATTAAACTCAAAATCACTAACCCCTCACACCACAGATGATGCACTTAGAGGATTCATTGATACAAGTTCTCCAGATGAAATTATCGCTAATCTTGACCTTGTTAATAAATGGCTCTTAACGTTAAATCACTATCCATCTATTATGCTGAAATATTCTTTAGTATTTAAATCAAAAGAACTACAAAGTATTTACATAAAATCTATCGTAGAAGAGTTACGTAAAGCTAATGATTCAGATTTGGATAGTTATTTATTTGGTCCATTATCAATAGGTTATCAAGGAACAGGTAAAAATCTATTAGAGCCTGAGTCAAAAAAAGTAGTTACGGATTATTTAAAGGAGGTTCATTACAAATATACGAAAAAAGGAATTAAAGATAACCCCAAAGATTTCCATAGAGGAACTACTGCTCCTTATTATTTTGAATTACTTAAAAATATGGGTACTTAACTAGTAAAAAATCATTTATGTTCAATATTTAGACATCTCAACGACGTCATTGAGATGTCTACACGGCATATATTCAAACATTAAGTCTGAGTTTAGAATTAATCAGACTTAAGGAAGCGGAACAATATTAACTACTTTCATTAATGAGATTTAATGTCAGCGATTCCATGAATTTCAACGGGAGCTCTGTCTGGGAATTCGGCCATTAGTTTTAAGGAGCCACCCATTGCTGAAATATATTTACTTAATGTTGAGATTAACATATCAGAGCGTTTTTCTAATCGCGAAATTCCATCTTGTTTCATATGCAAAATAGCACCCAGATCTTCTTGAGTTTTCTCAAGAGCTAATCGTAAATCGCGTAGAGTCATTTCCTCGGCAATTAATTGATCAGCTCGCTTCTGAATAGTATCCTGTCTCCCTTTAGGAAGAGAACGCATTTTGTCATTAAGTGATCTAGCCATAATTCACCTCATTTCTTTAAATTTGATAAATGCTTATCAAATCTTTGATCTGCTTTTCTGATTAAATCTTTATAGAATCGTTTTTCACTTCCTCCGGACTTATCACCACAAATAAGCAGAATTCCCTTTCGCATAGGGTCGAATGCAAAAGCTAATCGCCATACACCATTATCTGCATTAAATCTTAGTTCTTTCATATTGGTATATTTTGATCCCTTTAAAGTATCTACATGCGGACGACCTAATTCAGGACCAAATTTTTCTAAAACTTTTAAATGAGCTAAGCACTCGTTTTGAACTATTTCACTTAGTTCATCGAATTCCGAATCAAAATCTTCTTGAAATATAATTTCCCAGTTCATATGCAAATTATGTCATTAAATACATATGCTGTCAAGAAAATATGTATTTAATGACATGTTCGAGTATATTTGAATTAGCACCACAATTTATTACAAGCGCAGGGAGATTATTGTTCTAATTATTTAAAACCACTTTAAACTTTTGGGCATACTCACATTTAATCATTTAGTCATACTTTTTAAATCTGTCTTGCGAAAATCAGGAATGGTTCGATAAATTAATGCTATGCTTAATGAAGGAATAGAAATTCTGACGTGGTCTAATAGATGGCTTACAGTGGCAATAAAAGTATTACTAGAGAAATTATTTTATTTGATTACTTACAAATGCTCATTATTAACATGAGTAAATGTTTTTAAAATTGAAGGCTCAATTCAATGTTACTGTATTAAACTATTTGCGCTAGAATTTTCTTTCTGACTTCTTACATAAACCAGTATTCACAGCACCATTACTAATCTCATTTCTTAATCGACCTGTTATCCTATTTATCTTGTAAATTCTTTTGTGTGACTTCGCTGTTTCAGGTAACTCGCATTGGTAAAAGAGTTCATACTCAGTAAAAAGAGCTTTTTCAGTATCTTCGCTTTTGCCATTATAAAAATAAGTGATAAGACAAGCTTTCTCCCCTCGTCCTGAATAGATCTCAAATAGTATTTCCACTTCATTATTTGATCGATCCATAACACAATTTAAGAGAATCTTATTATGCTCTGAGCAAGAAGTTAAAAAAACAATACTTAAAATGATATATATATATATTTCATAAATAAATGCCTCTATCAGGCTTTCCTTGCTAATCATGGTAATAGGCTATTAAAGTATTTTTGTGATTCTTTAAAACATTCATCCGTAATACTTTGTTAAATTTTCTGGCAAATTTATTCTTGATTTATTATGTAATTCATTAAAAATGATCTCATAATAATATCTTTGTTAAGTTAGGTATTCGCATGGTTAGTTCAGAATCAAGATGTGCTATAAATTGATCCCGGTATGATTTCATCTCTTTATGATACATTTCAAATTCCTCTGGTGTAACATTGCAATGATTTAACATAGCATTTTTAAATGATTCAGAATTATGTATGATTTTTTTCCAGTGGTGTTTATCGTTATGATTGCCAAATAATTTCAGCCATTCCATTATAGAAATATCTAAAAAATTACTCTGTAATGTTATCCAAAACTGGTCTTTGGCTTTTGATTGTTTATTTTGATCAAATCCAGCTCTGTAATAGGCGCAATTTCTTGAAAAATGGCTACAGAGTAATCCTACCCGTCTAAGCCTTGTGGTTCTGTCCATGATTTAAAACTAAAGTTACTCTGCATATAAGGGGCGTCACAATCATTGGAAGGAAAAGGTACTCTAAGCAAAAATCATTAAGCCCTCTCTAGCTCTTCAGCGATATTGAACGGTCTCAGTCGCTCTTTGAAGAAATAATTTTATCAAATAATACAATTAAACGCTGATAACTTAAATAATATGCAATATAGAGAATTAAGCTACACTTAAAAAAATAAATGATTGAAAAATAGGTTTTATCATGTTCTCAAAGCAGACCAGCCAATTTGAAAAGTATCTAAACGCAGCGAAAGAGTTAGCAGATGAGATTAATAAACTCGAACAATCGTGTATTAATTTGGTTTTACAATTCCAAGTAAATAATGAAGTGCAACAAATTTTTTTTGAGAGTGAAAAAAAATTAAAAGACGAATTATTAAAGCAAACTCCTTTAGCTTTATCTGCAGAACAACAGCAAGAAATTGTACAAAAAACCCGAGAAGAGTCACTTAACCTGCATTTTGAAAATCTCACTAAACTAAGAGACCTTCAATTTGATAATATCACTCGTGTTTATGCTAAATTAAAGTCCTTAAGTTCTCTTGCACAATCTTATATCGTCGATACAATAAAATTAAAAGACGATGCTCATAATCGTGATGTGTTAATTCGTAGTGGGCATTTAACCAATAAAACAAGTAATATTACTGATTCTAACTTATATGAGTTATTAAAAGCACTACTAAAAGACTATGAGGTTTTAAATCAACGAGCAAATCAAATTCAATTTGGA
The nucleotide sequence above comes from Legionella hackeliae. Encoded proteins:
- a CDS encoding helix-turn-helix domain-containing protein, with protein sequence MARSLNDKMRSLPKGRQDTIQKRADQLIAEEMTLRDLRLALEKTQEDLGAILHMKQDGISRLEKRSDMLISTLSKYISAMGGSLKLMAEFPDRAPVEIHGIADIKSH
- a CDS encoding leucine-rich repeat domain-containing protein; this translates as MNTNAFNECSNLEYLILHESLLNILEGAFSACISLKKVRIPSNVTRIESKAFAGCVALEHVTLLNKTCYFEGAVFAGCTRLKHVRIAQGIECIEEKTFYECEELISIFLPPRD
- a CDS encoding GNAT family N-acetyltransferase, with product MENLVGNDIFIDETESPAINAIIKKGIIDYNAPFFGSTPSLPFTIYIKDFKSNVIAGLTGFYREKHARVDLFWVQNEFRNQGLGRKLILKLEEFIKTKGCRYIQLDTFDFQARPFYEKLGFECIGTISKWVEDRDCHFMRKIIP
- a CDS encoding YgaP family membrane protein; the protein is MKFACNIDKTDRINRTIIGAALCIAALFGMGKYFYIVLGLALIIEGIIGWCSIPYTLSKIKRLFQKRN
- a CDS encoding leucine-rich repeat domain-containing protein, whose product is MRGINFYIPSPPGLTRIESDAFYYCTALRQITFPQGLITIADEAFIGCEKLQQIVLPESICSIAYEAFKYCSIDSVFINSLNIEQRTRITQLLPSHCRRRFCILQ
- a CDS encoding type II toxin-antitoxin system RelE/ParE family toxin, translating into MNWEIIFQEDFDSEFDELSEIVQNECLAHLKVLEKFGPELGRPHVDTLKGSKYTNMKELRFNADNGVWRLAFAFDPMRKGILLICGDKSGGSEKRFYKDLIRKADQRFDKHLSNLKK
- a CDS encoding magnesium transporter CorA family protein, which translates into the protein MFSKQTSQFEKYLNAAKELADEINKLEQSCINLVLQFQVNNEVQQIFFESEKKLKDELLKQTPLALSAEQQQEIVQKTREESLNLHFENLTKLRDLQFDNITRVYAKLKSLSSLAQSYIVDTIKLKDDAHNRDVLIRSGHLTNKTSNITDSNLYELLKALLKDYEVLNQRANQIQFGTLMAFMFTPTDKTPEEFKRLCYRQRAAMYKDTEAYKCFKEFSESLEGSEGFKSLKQYLETNTQERHLSKELLKQITTFQTLVTGNEKLTIEAIKVTAEIIESAREQDFQAFLKQNKLAPF